In the genome of Hymenobacter cellulosivorans, one region contains:
- a CDS encoding heme ABC transporter ATP-binding protein: MLRADSVSFQVKDRVLLHEASVECRPGEFTVLMGPNGAGKTTLLRLLAGLYQPSAGRVLYHEKPLSTFSTSELAKSRAVLSQEIQLAFPLSVADVVLMGRYPHFQRSPSAHDQAICRQALDQLGMSSFADRDYSTLSGGEAQKVQMARVLAQIWEAPASGSRVLLLDEPVSSLDLRYQHQLLQIARDFSRQGAIVVAVLHDINLALTYADRLVFIRQGEVYQTLTKPNALTARLLEDVFGLTMHIISNPLTQKPLVIYADSPPPALE; this comes from the coding sequence ATGCTTAGGGCCGATTCTGTCAGCTTTCAGGTCAAGGACCGGGTGCTGCTGCACGAGGCCTCGGTGGAGTGCCGGCCAGGCGAGTTTACGGTGCTCATGGGGCCCAATGGCGCGGGCAAAACCACGCTGCTGCGCCTGCTGGCCGGGTTGTACCAGCCTTCGGCGGGCCGGGTGCTGTACCACGAAAAGCCGCTGAGCACGTTTTCGACCAGTGAGCTGGCTAAGTCCCGGGCGGTGCTGTCCCAGGAAATCCAGCTGGCCTTCCCCTTGAGCGTGGCCGATGTGGTACTGATGGGCCGTTACCCGCATTTTCAGCGCAGCCCCTCGGCCCACGACCAGGCTATCTGCCGCCAGGCCCTCGACCAGCTAGGCATGAGCAGCTTTGCCGACCGGGACTACTCGACCTTATCCGGTGGGGAAGCCCAGAAGGTGCAGATGGCCCGGGTGCTGGCCCAGATCTGGGAAGCTCCGGCCTCCGGCTCCCGGGTGCTGCTGCTCGATGAGCCCGTATCCAGCCTCGATTTGCGCTACCAGCACCAGCTCTTGCAGATTGCCCGCGACTTTTCCCGGCAGGGCGCCATCGTCGTAGCCGTGCTGCACGATATCAACCTGGCCCTGACCTACGCCGACCGACTCGTGTTTATTCGTCAGGGCGAGGTGTACCAGACGCTAACTAAACCCAATGCGCTGACGGCGCGGCTGCTGGAAGACGTGTTCGGGCTGACGATGCACATCATTTCTAACCCGTTGACCCAAAAGCCCCTGGTTATTTACGCAGATTCGCCGCCTCCAGCCTTGGAGTAG